CTAATATGACATGaaacaacaaacctgcacatgtctAATTTATAATAAATCTGTTTCCTTAATGGGTGGAAGGAAATCTGAGGACAGTTCTAAGGAGTCTTGTCTGCTTTCAGTGCGATCTTCTAGTCATACTGAAGACAATACCTCTCCGGACTGGTCTTTCCCCTTCTTCTCCTCTCCCCGGTCCATGTCAATCACGTGCACCACTCCAGGTTTTAGAATCAGGTCATCCGTCTCTACCTGACTCCTGTTGTCCTCCACCTCCATGTAGCTTCCTTTTGTTTGCTGGGCAGCTTTGCTGAAGGCTTCTTTAAAACGACGTTTGAGTTCAACATCTGGACAGAAGACATACTCATAAAGGCCACCAGCGAGGACAGCTCCTATGATGGGCCCAACCCAATATATCTAAGGAAAAGATGAAAGAGGATAGagtataactagagagaagctattcCATTGAGCAGCTCATGAATATAATCTAGCTGGGTTAAATTAAGAGTGTATTTGTGTCATGCATCAAAAAGAGGGGAATTggagaggaaataaaaaacaccAAATCCTCATCAGAGATCCATAAATCATTAAACAGCATTTGaacagaaaacaagaaggaaCTGTTTCATCTCCTATTCTCTTTTCATTAATTATGTTCTTTCCATCATATGATAATCCTTAATGTAAAGATAGCTCCTCTTTGGTGGGGTTACAAATTAAGCGCTCTAAGAATtctttaatatagaaaaaaaatttctggagaGTCCTTATTTTCTCAATATTGTCATCTTTCACTGGTTTCCTGCACAATCATGATCATCACACAGACTTTATCTTTTGGGGATTCCATTATTCAGGTCAGCATGATCAAAACCAACCCAGCTCTACCGCTTAGCAGAGCTGTGAGTGCTTGTATCAGTTACTTAACTTTCAAAGCCTtactttccccatctgtaaagtggggattaTAATAATACGAACCTCATGGGGTAAAAGGATTAAGTGCAATAATACTTGTAAAGTACTTAATAGTTTTTAGTTCTTAGTACTATCTGCTCCGTTCCAGGCTTCCAAAATTTGGTGATTTGATTTAAATGAAAACCTCATGTGTTCATTACTGTGCGGATAGCTTTCATCTATGTGGTTCTTACGATGGTGACTTGGTGAAAAAACATGAGTTTATGGCTAGTTGAGGAGTAGCAATTCCACAGGATTAAAATAAAtggagattattattattattattattattattttgagaaggagtctccctctgtcgcccaggctggagtgcagtggggtgatctctgctcactgcaagctcggcctcccgggttcacgccattctcctgcctcagcctcccgagtagctgggactacaggtgcctgccaccacgcctggctaaatttttgtatttttagtagagacagggtttcatcgtgttacgcaggatggtctcaatctcctgacctcatgttccgcccacctcggcctcccaaagtgctgggattacaggcgtgagccaccgtgcccagccggaaattattattacatattaGCTATGCACCTAGAATAAAGTTTTGAGTTTGAATGAAGTGCAGACATTTGCTTTAGAGCACATGTGTGCTGTAGAATATTAGACATTTATTTAGCAGACACACTTGGTCAACAGAAACCCTGCTTTTTTAGCACTGTCCCCGAGCCAGCCATACTTGGCACTTTTCttgtataatctcatttaattctaacaataatctatgagataaatattattattcttcCCATTTTGTGAAAAGAAGAGTGACAGTCTGAGAGGGTAAGACGCTTGCTTAAGATTTTGTGCTTAGCAAATGGTTGAGCTGAGATTTCAGACCTGTCTGACTTCAAACCTCtcatttgaggctgggcacagtggctcacccctgtaatctcagcagtttgggaggctgaggtgggtggatcgcttgagcccaggagtttggttcagcctgagcaacatggtgaaaccctgtctctacaaaatacaaaaaaattagctgggcttggtggtgtgcacctgtagtcccagctacttgggaggctgagataggaggatcacttgagcctagggaggttgaggctgcagtgagccatgatcatgtcattgtactccagcctgggcagcagagtaagaccctgtctcagacaaacaaacaaacaaacaaaaaataaaatgaaaacctcTCTTTTGAAACACTGTTCCAAACACTGTAGTATACTGTTTACCACTGTATTActcatttgagaaaaaaattatggatGCTTTTTGTTTAAAACACCCTCTGCAAATTAATCTCAGTTTGCATCCTCATtgtaagatttaaataaaattcaaactttaaGCTGAGGCGGAAGACATAACATTGACGGGCAAACTGTTGTTAGAGTGGCTGGAAGAATCAAGTTCCTCTCTTGAACATGAAAAAACCCGTATGAGCCTTTATTTTCTCTATGCTCTTTTAAAGGAGAAACGGGAGCCCTCCTCtaaatgtctttattctttgtTCCTTTAGTAAGGTCCCATTAGACATATACTATTCCACAGGCTACAAATCCCACAAGGGAGAACAGAACAGCAAAATAATTACTACCTTTTCCAAAACATCTGTGAGTGAGAGACCTAGATGCATGTTCTCAACAATAAACAGATCTCAGTGTCAAGTTGCTATTTCAGAATGAAGTCATATGTACTTTAAACAATCTTTATTGCTAAAAATCTAGAAAACGTGTAAAAGtgtaaagaaaactaaaataatatcaTTATACTATACAAAAAAcccaattaatattttaatgttattccTAATCTCTCTACCTACAAATATACTTTAGTTCTACATTTCATATAACcattgctatttttagtagaattaaGTTTGGTATGATATAGCATGGGAAACTTTTGGTTTAATCAACAAGCTAAGAATTTTCCtactatttaaattttaactaGCTTACTACAACTGACaagtaattaataaaatacatattttcatctACATTTTCAAGTGCTTATAAATTTAACTAAAAGTTGTTAATGACAAAATAGTTTCAATTTAATTTGTTGAACtgaaagttgtattttcattataagatcagggctgggcactgtggctcatgcctataatcccagcactttgggaggctgaggcgggtggatcacctaaggtcaggagttcgagaccagcctggccaacatagtgaaaccctgtctctacgaaaaaatacaaaaattagctgggtgtggtggcgtgcacctgtaatcccagctactcaggaggctgaggtaggagaatctcttgaacccaggaggaggaggttgcagcaagccgaaatcgtgccactgcactccagcctgggcaacagagcaagactccatctcaaaaagaagaagaagaaaaagatcatATACTACTCACTAGAAATTTCcatttctgttaatgtggtaaCGTTTTTTGACACAAAAATGGAGGTATCAGTGGCAAAATGACTAATCTCATGGATGGCATTGTTGGCCAAGTCTTGATTTGAACACTGACTCTCATTCTGTTATTTAATGCTGTAGATTACTTTTAAAGATTTGGTATACTTTTCTTAGAAGTGAATGCACAGAGCAGTGGTGCATTTTCTTGTCATTTGCAGTGTATACCGTAGATGAATGGCTGTGACTAGGTCAGTAATCACTGTCTGAATAAACACAAGGGGCATATTCTGTTAtattcatgaattttttaaagttgcagGTGACATTTGCAATATGTAAGCTATAATAAAAGCTAGCCCTCTTTGAAGCTGGCTTACAGGTGTCATATTTTTATTGGCTATTGTAAGTTAGCATGTTGGTGGCCTTCACAATTGCTGCATTACTTATTTAATTGTAAAGGATTTAAATTTCTTTGCTGTGAGAAACAactgaaacaaaattaattataatatttttaaatggacacTGCTATTCTCTGGAAGCACTGCCActacattcataaatatttattaataataggtTGGGTTTGAGACTGAAAAGTGAGCCTTTTCTCTGAGTCATTCATTTTTCCAGTTACGGTTATGGTGATAATAGCATAAACCTTTGCATTATTTATTCGACACCATCTGCAGTTCAAATATTTGCAACTTACACACTATTAATTGAGTTTATGCATTTGTAAACAAAAAAGGGTAAATAACTTTGCTATGGGCAGAGCTTTTaagtgtttcattcattttttttttttttgcaatttttttttgtgatttgctGGGAAGactttactttcaattatttaaaCACCATATTTACTACACCATGCTAACTTTAACTTGATCCACATGGGCAACCTCCATATACAGTGTATTCTGCTGCAGTCTGTCAGGTACAGTGTCTAAAATAGTgcttcaaaaaaggaaaagactgtAATTGAAGGCCTAGAACAGATATATAAGAGATGTTTTACAGCAGATCTGTGCTAGTCTTTCCCTAGTCTTtataaaagatgtaaataaaGTGGGGGTCAAGGTTGGAGAAATGCAAGAGAAACTAGTAAGCAAGATAATGAAAAATACAAGAGTCCCACAGGTAATTGTCCTCAACTGTAGGAAGACAGGGACTATCAATATGAGGGTTACCCAGTGGTTTTCCCAATTTCCCATGATAACTGCAGGTCCAAAGGATCGAGCGGGATTCATGCTGGCACCAGTATAATTGATCTAtaggaaacaagaaaaaacaacttcaGTCATTGCTGAAACAGGGCTACTAGCAAGTATCATTCATTGCAATTTGCTGTCATTTGTCACTTAGAGGAACCACAAGATGTTAGCAGCTAGATCAACATTCTTATTGAGCAGTTGGAAAAATTACAACCTAAAATGGACAGTCATGGCTGGATACTAAAGAGCAACTGCTGTGAAACACAACATCTTCAGGCCAGCTAGAGTGAGGATAAATGAGGTGGGATTGATTATATAAATGGACTTGGAAACTTACTGCAAATAAATGTCCAATTGCAACAGAAAATCCAATTGCTAAAGCTATTGAGCCAGTGACATCAGTCCGTTTGGAATCACAGCTGGCAAAGATAGTAAACACCAACTGAAATGTGATTATCAACTCAACTAGGAGACCATGACCAGCGGTAAGATTTCCATGAACctagagaaggaaaaatactcCATCAGAATTGAAGCAAGAGTATTTTCGATGACAATGTATTAATATCACTGTGAAAGGCACATTTGATCCGTGTAAAAATAAAGGTGAGTCTTCTACCTCACCTTCAACTGAAACCTTCCTTCTCTCACCCccccaaaaagaaagaataaatttacATTCATTTTGGGTCATCACAGCTAATTACTCTTACAATGACCAAGCAGGAGTTTGTGCTAAATGTCCTTTTCTACAAAGGAAGCAAAATGTGCCACTGCAGCACTTAACTTGTAAAAGAATTTCTTGAGAGCCTTGTAATTGCATAAGGCAATGATTAAATCCATTAATTaggtttaaattaattaatatatatttcaattaaaatttaagacatgtgcttttttttttttttttttaatcagcccTGGTGCTGAGTTAACAATTGATACTCCTAATCAGCTAAGAACAAAACTAGGATCGGATGTCTATGTTTTTTAAGCACAACCCTTTATATAGATCATTGTACATCTTATGAACATGAcaagaaaatagttttttcctGCTAGTGAACAAATAATTGTAAGGAAAATGCATGAAGCTAAATATAAAGTCAATATAGTAACTGGAATGGGAGAAGGAGAGGTAAAAACCAACACAATTTTCAGGCCAcctagattttgttatttttaagcaCTCAAGAGCAAACAATGATTTCTTATAGATATACCTAAATACTGCCAGAATCAGTTTTCACACTATTAAGAATTATCCAAAAATTCCTTAGGAGTAAATTAGCTATTTTAGGGATGTGCCTCATGCCACCAAGGCATTATTTAGCAAAGAGTTTGCAAGAAGCTTAGAGTCCTAGTTTGAAAATAGCTAAAGATGCTACCATGGTGACTCCCAGGCCTCCCACCACACTGGGAGGTGTGACCAGATAGAGGATTCCTGCTCCAATGATGGCCCCCAGGCACTGGGCTGCAATGTAGAAGACAGACTTGGCGATGCTTATCTTCCTGGTGCACACCATGGCCACAGTCACTGCAGGGTTGATGTGGCCACCGCTGATGTGGCCAAAGCACTGCACCATGGTTGCAATGCTGAGTCCAAAGCAAAGGGAGATGAGAACCATGTCGACCGGTAAAGGCTTTTCTGTTCCACCCCAGTTGATGGTGGATCCTAGGCTTAGGAGAACAAAAATAAGCATGGCCAGAAATTCCGCTGTGACTGCTTTCCAGAAAGCTTGAGTCCAGACCCCTCTGAAAGCCACCATGATGTTCTCTCTGGTACACAAAGGTCCACACTtactgaaaagagaaacaaatcatCATCAGAAGCCACTACACCCAGGTTTATGAATTTAGATGAAGGGAACAAGGCCTGCCATCTTCGGGTACTGTGGGCAGGTGCTGCCAAGTGTGATTAGAACACCAAGAAAGAATGCTTCTGCTAAAGCTCCTTCATGAATAGTCAAGAGACTGTTATTCTAGTCTCCTTTGATTTAATATTCAAAGATCATCCAGTTTCACTGGAAAATTATCCAAACTGTCCCTAGAAAGGAAAATGTCTAAATCAAATTCCTTAAAagattaagaataaaatatatttaccttGTGCTTAATTCCCTTAGAGCAAGTTTTTAAGTTTCAAGTACATTTTACATGCCACTTATATTTTCAACATAAAGCATTAAAACAAGGTATGCGTGGGGGGGGTCGTCTTTTCTAGCTTTGCATTTGATTGCTTTGAAATGGCATTCTGAAAatctccccctcccccaagaCTCTGGATTAAGGAGGAAGACTTCTAGGAAGCCAGGGTGCTGAAAACTGTCTTTTGAGAAAGTGAACTCATTGAGGGGAGAGGAGCTTCTGGTGACTAGCTAGGGCGATGGGAACAGGCGGGGCCTCAGCTGGGACAGCGACACTCCCTCACTCTCCTTTGCGCCAGGAGCGAGCAGGCTGCCAGCGGGAGGAGCCCGGGAGCTGAGCCTGCCCAAGGGACACCGCGCACCGCCCAGATCTGGGCGCGCAGCACAGGGACGTGTCAACTTCCGTCCCCAGGGAGCCTGCAGCGCCTCTCAGAGGGCGGAGCAGCGGCCATTCCCGGCTCGTGCCAGGCTCCGGGGCGGCAGCCAGGTGCACACACAGAATCGGCCCCGCGAGTCCGCCCGCCTGCCCGCCGGCCCGGCTGCATCCTGGCCgctggaggtggggagagatGGGAGGGGGGATGCTTTTAGGGGAGGAAGGACAGCCTCTCCTCGTGCCCAATCCTCTCTCACCCCTTGACCCTGACCGTACAAACGCAGATAAACCTGCCAAAGGGAGCCTGGAGGCTGGGGTGTGCCAGCAATGCCCCTGTACCCTTCTTGCCTTCATGGTACAGAGCTCGGGAAGTCAGGAAAAGGGGGTGTGGCTAGGGAAACTTTGGGCCCCTGAGCAGAAGGCTCTATGGAAAACGGCTTTTCTCTAAGGTCTTCTTGATGGCTTTCTGTTACATGGGCTTAGAGGATAGTGCGTCTCACCTTGCGGAGCTTCTCGTGGGAGGGTGGTGGGCAGGCAGTCTGGGAGAGGGAGGACGCCTTCTCCTCCCATCTATATCCCTCTTGCTGTCATTAGATCTTTGGAGCAGAGAAGGGGTGGTTTGACGATACTGATGCCAACTGCTCATTCTGGGAGGAAATGGCTAGGATTGCCCTTTTGTGGGGGCAATTACCCCAGTTACCATGTCATCTAAGACTTTTGCCCTTGTCCTTTGCCTTTGATAGTCATGACAGCCAAGAAGTATGGAGAGCATTTACCAGTGAATCTAATTGCAGAGGACCACGTAAGGGGTTAGGCAAGAAAGCCAAGTGCTTTAAGAGATTAATATTATTGTGGCTTTCCCTCTGACAAATTGCGGGGCCTTCATTTCCCCACCTCACTGAATGTTCCCGGGAGCCTGCTTTCTGCATGGGTAGTGAGGAAATGCAGTGCCAAAAAGGGTGAGGGGAATTTCCAGCTCAGCCTAGCCCTCAGTTTGCTAAGGGGCTTTGCTTTAGAGGTGGAGAGTGAAAAACCCTTTCTTGCCTAAGCCTGGGTGGCAGGAAAAAGGAAGAGCTGGCTCCACAGCGGGGTGGCCAGCCACATCCCATGCATCCCCTTCCCCAGTGAAGCAAATCTCAGAAGTATGAAAAACCCCAGGTGGGATGACAAAGACATCATACTCTCTAGAGGAAGAgaatgtaaagaaacaaaaacgGTAGCTGGAATGGGGCAGGGAGGGCACCCCGGAGGAGACACTAAAAATATTCCCAAAGAGGGCAAACTCAGAAAAGTCATACATTGAACAAGTTAGGAGAGTCACTTCTGAACTCACTGGCAGCCCAGGGCTGTAGCCGAGATGGCAAAGGGGGCAAAATGCGATCACAGGTGCTGTTGTTTGTGGTCAGGGttagtggggaggaggaggaggaggacaaaaCAGGAGGCTAAGGAAGCTAGGTGGGAAGGAAACAACGTCCTTCTCAGCCCCGCAGGAGACACCAGGCGAGGTGGGACCCAGAAAAGACCAGCCCCCCGCTCACCCCCTTCACCTCTCACTTCTGCCATTTCCCCAGTTCCCTCCCTGCTTGGTCTCTCATGCACCTGTCTACCTCTCCAGAGACCTAATTTAAGAAACTCAGTTGCTCTTTCAGCTTCAAATTTTCATCAGCCAGAGAAATTTAAAAGAGTGCaaaacttgaaaacaaaacataaatgtactctttaagaatgtttttagctttttttgtttttttaatccacaaAAATCTGATCTCCTTCCAAGGCAGATGTACCAGCCTCAGTCGGCTGTGAACCCTGCAGTTTGCTGGCAGCATAGACATATCTCTGGCCTTATGAGGGCTCACCCCAGCATCACCCATAGCACCCTGTTTTTATTGTCGGTGTTCCCTTACATGTTCACACTCACTGGAAATGATCGATACAATTAGTTTTGCTTCTTTTGCCCCAGAACAAAGGGGATTTGTTGATGTGACCCGGTTGTACCGAATTGGACACATCATTTTCTAGCTGAACACTCAGCTTCATCCACTCCAGGACAGCTGAGGATCTGGGTGAGTAATTTTTCTGATGAAATGCACTATAGCTAGATTTACCTCCATAAGGCAATTTTTCTGGGCTTTTGCAGATCTCAAACATATGGAGGATTTGCCTAAAAAGCATCCCTTTTCTTCTACCTTCTCTATGCCTCTCTTCTGAAAATGCCCAGTACTTAGATCTAAAAGAACCACCCACCTGCCCCATAGCTGCCATCCAGATTCTGCCTAAGAAGGCACAAACATCTGTAATGAAAGAGACAGTTTCATCTTTTGGCCCTGAGCATTGATCCCTTAAGGCAAAGAAGGACTTACCCCCACCGCCTTGCTGTGGGTCTGTCACTCATGCCTTCCCCAGCCAGAGTGCAGCTCTCATTGCCTGCCCCGCTGCTCCCTGTGTGCTGGGAGTCAGATTACGGCCACTTGTCTGATTGGGTTTTTGGAGTGTTAGGGGTGGAAAGATTCTGCACCATGTGGCAATCGCTAAGTTATATTTGAACTTGAAGTAACTTTTCTGTACCTGATCACTGTAGACACAGGGCATTTCAGGAATGCAAAAACATTTACTtacattatgtttattttatttagccaGTAATGTTTGAAAATGAGGATTTCCTCAAATCTTTATTTGAATTCTTCCTACCACAAAGAATTGTTCAGAATTTGTCTTGTTTGGTTATATGTTGTAGTTTAAATTGGGCAACTATTAGAAAATGAATTTGTATAATCCAGCAGTTGAGATGAATTGAGATAGAGACTTTGGTGCATTTATTTTTTAGCCAATGAATTCTGTTTGAAGTTTTTGATCTGAGAAGAAGCATTATAAGCACAATATATAACTGCAGCTCCATTTATAGCACAGGCAGCACTGATTTGgacaataaaaataaggaaacacaGGAAATACAGGAAATAAGACTGCTCTAGGTGCTCACCTGACTGTTATATTAATAATCTGGGGGAAAGAAGTagcaaacttaaaaaatatcaaaGTTGGATGGGGATGAAATTATGGGGAACCTGTAGGTAAATTTAACCTCTTGAAACCTAGGGACAGGACTGATTTTATAATTTACTGGTCCCAGTGCAAAATGAATGCAGGACACCTtggtaaaacatttaaatttcaaaattgcGACAGCAGAGCATAAATAAAAGCTGGGTGCTTCTAAAGGCAGGACCTTGTGCAGCTGCACAGGCTACATGCTTATGAAGACGTCCCTGCCTAAGGAGTTTGGTGAACTCTAGAAGGTTTAACCATTAGCTACCTGCATCACcatctcattattattttttctttaaatagaacaTAGGTGCATGGGATTGGAATAATCAGAATTCCTGAGTAATAACACTCTGTCATCACTCGTGCATGTATGGCCCTCTTATTTTCTAATAGTTAATTATAATGgcttttaaataatgtaatgaaCATCTATGAACCCACTACTCAAGTCGACAACTAGAACAATGATAATAACTCACATTATCTATGGACGCCTCCCTTTTCTCACTTTATATTtcagattggattttttttttccagaatgaagTATGAcaagaaagaaatacataagaGAGGAGAAAGACTGTTATACTTTTAAACCCCagttacagttttttgttttgttttcatttgcgtACTTGAGACATGGGAATGGGTGAA
The DNA window shown above is from Rhinopithecus roxellana isolate Shanxi Qingling chromosome 21, ASM756505v1, whole genome shotgun sequence and carries:
- the AQP4 gene encoding aquaporin-4, whose product is MSDRPTARRWGKCGPLCTRENIMVAFRGVWTQAFWKAVTAEFLAMLIFVLLSLGSTINWGGTEKPLPVDMVLISLCFGLSIATMVQCFGHISGGHINPAVTVAMVCTRKISIAKSVFYIAAQCLGAIIGAGILYLVTPPSVVGGLGVTMVHGNLTAGHGLLVELIITFQLVFTIFASCDSKRTDVTGSIALAIGFSVAIGHLFAINYTGASMNPARSFGPAVIMGNWENHWIYWVGPIIGAVLAGGLYEYVFCPDVELKRRFKEAFSKAAQQTKGSYMEVEDNRSQVETDDLILKPGVVHVIDMDRGEEKKGKDQSGEVLSSV